In Eleutherodactylus coqui strain aEleCoq1 chromosome 4, aEleCoq1.hap1, whole genome shotgun sequence, the following are encoded in one genomic region:
- the LOC136624582 gene encoding 3 beta-hydroxysteroid dehydrogenase/Delta 5-->4-isomerase-like, translating to MSGTLAGVSCLVTGASGFVGHRIVQMLLEEEEDLAELRAMDKTLSSQLLQTCDRFQSKIQVKVLEGDIRDEEFLLKSCQGVDLVIHTAAIIDTTGRISQETLMSINLHGTELLLKSCVQNNVPYFIYTSSMEVMGPNTNGDPIVNGHEDLVYESKLGFFYGESKKQAELAVLQASGRELHNGGFLVTCSLRPTYIFGEGSQFLQLHLDQAIQNGGVFHRISKKEALANPVYVGNVAWAHIMAARAIKEPDTAKKMSGNFYYICDDTPHMSYSDLNHALGRDLGLEVEGKLAMPYPLLYFVASMMELVSFLLRPFLRFVPPLTRHLLILLNTTFTFSYKKAHSDMGYKPRYSWEEARRLTSTWIASILPQRKEELKNK from the exons ATGAGCGGCACGTTGGCCGGGGTCTCCTGCCTGGTGACAGGGGCTAGCGGGTTTGTAGGACACCGAATTGTGCAGATGTtactggaagaagaagaagatctGGCAGAACTCCGAGCCATGGATAAGACCCTGAGCAGCCAACTCCTCCAGACCTGTGACC GGTTCCAGAGTAAGATCCAGGTGAAGGTTCTAGAAGGAGATATCCGGGATGAGGAATTCCTACTCAAATCCTGCCAGGGAGTGGACCTGGTCATACACACTGCGGCCATCATAGATACCACGGGCCGCATCAGCCAGGAGACCCTGATGTCCATCAACCTGCACG GTACTGAGCTGCTCTTGAAATCTTGTGTCCAGAACAATGTGCCGTACTTTATCTACACCAGCAGTATGGAGGTCATGGGGCCTAATACTAATGGGGACCCCATTGTAAATGGACATGAGGATCTGGTGTATGAAAGTAAATTGGGCTTCTTCTATGGAGAAAGTAAGAAACAGGCGGAGCTGGCCGTCCTGCAGGCCAGTGGTCGGGAACTCCACAATGGAGGGTTCCTGGTGACCTGCTCACTTCGGCCTACCTACATCTTTGGAGAAGGGTCTCAGTTTCTCCAACTTCATCTTGACCAAGCTATCCAGAATGGTGGAGTCTTCCACCGAATCTCCAAGAAAGAAGCATTGGCCAATCCAGTCTATGTGGGGAATGTGGCGTGGGCTCATATCATGGCAGCTCGAGCAATAAAAGAGCCAGACACTGCCAAGAAGATGTCAGGAAACTTTTACTACATCTGTGATGACACACCCCACATGAGCTACTCTGACCTGAACCACGCTCTGGGCAGAGACCTGGGCTTGGAGGTGGAGGGCAAGTTGGCTATGCCCTACCCGCTGCTCTACTTTGTGGCCTCCATGATGGAGTTGGTCAGCTTCCTGCTCCGTCCTTTCCTCAGGTTTGTGCCACCACTCACCAGGCACCTGCTGATCCTGCTGAACACCACCTTCACCTTCTCCTACAAGAAAGCCCACAGTGATATGGGATACAAGCCGCGCTACAGCTGGGAGGAGGCCAGGAGGCTAACCTCCACTTGGATAGCCTCCATACTGCCCCAACGTAAGGAGGAACTCAAAAACAAGTAG